In Spirobacillus cienkowskii, a genomic segment contains:
- a CDS encoding arginine deiminase family protein: MKEDQRVQKTSHFCYWNSLTEEKKAELIKNSQTEIGVNSEIGYLRKVFLHSPGHEVELMTPKNAPELLYNDIIYYKNVVAGHAQLKSVLSLVSNVLEVTDCLEEILDIPIAREQLLDKILRYQNCIEYKLELESLPSADLAQALLTGVPLKRNTLETWLSSKNFSLVPLPNMYFMRDTSMVVGNRVITSKMASSVRYAESLIMRTIYDYHPNLQGYGLLLDALNEQNDPEFTIEGGDILVINKDLLLVGISERTTPKAIDTLVNQLIKARAEEAKEEPFNLLCVILPKNRSTIHLDMIFTVVNNEQAIVYPPYVLGRERARVVRIRVKPDGDKKFKEVEDLILGLRSVGVRMDPIPCGGDDPLYQQREQWNSGANLFAFAPGKVISYIHEHTLRACESAGFKIVSAKDVIKHPTLLQSHSPLVVTVEGSELSRGGGGPRCMTCPVLRDPV; the protein is encoded by the coding sequence GTGAAAGAAGATCAAAGAGTACAAAAAACGAGCCATTTTTGTTATTGGAACTCTTTAACTGAAGAAAAAAAAGCAGAACTTATTAAGAATTCACAAACAGAAATTGGAGTTAATTCAGAAATTGGGTATTTAAGAAAAGTTTTTTTACACTCTCCAGGACATGAAGTTGAACTCATGACTCCAAAAAATGCTCCAGAGCTTTTGTATAATGATATTATTTATTATAAAAATGTTGTTGCAGGGCACGCGCAGTTAAAATCTGTTTTAAGTTTGGTAAGCAATGTGTTAGAGGTAACAGATTGTCTAGAAGAAATATTAGACATTCCTATAGCAAGAGAGCAGTTACTCGACAAGATTTTAAGATATCAAAATTGTATAGAGTATAAATTAGAACTCGAATCATTACCTTCTGCAGATTTGGCACAAGCTTTATTAACGGGTGTGCCATTAAAACGGAACACACTGGAAACTTGGTTGTCTTCAAAGAATTTTTCTCTTGTTCCGTTACCAAATATGTATTTTATGCGCGATACAAGCATGGTAGTGGGAAATCGAGTGATTACATCAAAAATGGCAAGTTCAGTGCGGTATGCCGAATCACTTATAATGCGCACTATTTATGATTACCATCCAAATTTGCAAGGATATGGTTTGTTACTTGATGCGTTAAATGAGCAAAATGATCCTGAATTTACAATAGAAGGCGGAGATATTCTTGTTATCAATAAAGATCTTTTATTGGTAGGAATCAGTGAGAGAACAACTCCAAAAGCAATTGATACTCTTGTTAATCAATTAATCAAAGCACGAGCTGAAGAAGCTAAAGAAGAACCTTTTAATTTACTCTGTGTTATTTTACCAAAAAATCGAAGCACAATTCATCTTGATATGATTTTTACTGTTGTAAATAATGAACAAGCAATTGTTTACCCTCCTTATGTATTAGGTAGAGAGCGAGCTCGTGTTGTTCGTATTCGTGTTAAACCAGATGGAGATAAAAAATTTAAAGAGGTTGAAGATCTTATTTTAGGCTTGAGAAGTGTCGGGGTGCGAATGGATCCTATTCCTTGTGGTGGAGATGATCCGTTGTATCAACAGCGTGAACAATGGAATAGTGGAGCCAATTTATTTGCGTTTGCTCCTGGAAAAGTCATTAGCTACATTCATGAGCACACGCTTCGGGCTTGCGAGTCAGCTGGGTTTAAAATTGTGTCTGCAAAAGATGTTATCAAGCACCCAACACTGCTGCAAAGTCACTCACCATTGGTTGTTACTGTTGAGGGAAGTGAATTATCTCGTGGAGGTGGAGGGCCGCGGTGCATGACCTGCCCTGTTTTGCGAGATCCAGTATAA
- a CDS encoding lytic transglycosylase domain-containing protein has translation MRGAFRYTSTLFIASYILLPSSFLFNSCSSNNDVASSKLELNLPEQKSLLSKVKRSEINYISNLKDYSPPTEKQLIDEANFQNIKLYNESARVLTDWISRSLPSKDRIQIAKNCENLIAGFKNQFPLNEETLTCAAWWLEKRNNETLANASKLSAASPPIIKFLSNKQRAEWKNFEGLSFNDAFYQLDPPSISKAKKISAEALEVASDCDYSNANAALIIRLEPFLPDKEIYSFIDKIYNKMKKCLSANVEPSEKLHLRVGLLRLISGQPEIAKESLEDALLDKDPGESSRSLFWLGTIHHKSKNNLKENPYWQRLLKENPISLAAIVASQQLGIDPLDNLVPDKDIELQSRDSNVWNENNLEAFVFDLLRAKKQVSAAKEWANFVGRTSTITNPKLILYWILAQNSMKNYRYSIFMLGRYSKYYKNFPVSKTLLSFHFPKPYLREIANHSKEIDPIFVLSLVRQESAFDTHAQSTANARGLMQVLPTTAKTIKRKTSPRHLFDADKNLEIGTKYLNILLRKYNGKTEYALAAYNAGASNVDKWRERVSSDNIMLFCDYMPFKETRSYVSLILRNYYWYTRIISEKDDVLSKKVIAQSLNAKWKSERVKALVNHASNADIKLRQKELLDKIFIFGKSVSNISTNQYDNKNSSNLKNTPNKNFNYKDKKIKAISLEKEIK, from the coding sequence ATGCGAGGAGCGTTTCGATATACAAGTACTTTGTTCATCGCTTCATATATTTTATTACCATCTTCATTTTTATTTAATTCTTGCTCAAGTAACAATGATGTTGCTTCTAGTAAGTTAGAATTAAATCTCCCAGAGCAAAAAAGTTTACTTTCAAAAGTAAAACGTAGCGAAATTAACTATATTTCAAACTTAAAAGATTATTCTCCTCCAACAGAAAAACAACTTATAGATGAAGCTAATTTTCAAAATATTAAGCTTTATAATGAAAGTGCACGTGTTTTAACAGATTGGATTTCAAGATCGTTACCATCTAAAGATCGAATTCAAATTGCAAAAAATTGCGAAAATTTAATTGCTGGATTTAAAAATCAATTTCCCTTAAATGAAGAAACTCTTACCTGTGCTGCATGGTGGTTAGAAAAAAGAAATAATGAAACTTTAGCGAATGCGTCTAAATTATCTGCAGCATCTCCGCCAATTATAAAATTTTTATCTAATAAACAAAGGGCAGAATGGAAAAACTTTGAGGGACTTTCGTTTAATGATGCATTTTATCAATTAGATCCTCCAAGCATTAGTAAAGCTAAAAAAATTTCTGCAGAAGCGCTAGAAGTTGCATCTGATTGCGATTATAGTAATGCAAATGCAGCATTAATTATCAGATTAGAACCATTTTTACCTGATAAAGAGATTTATTCATTCATTGATAAAATATATAATAAAATGAAAAAATGTTTGTCTGCAAATGTTGAACCAAGTGAAAAACTTCATTTAAGGGTTGGGTTATTACGTTTAATTTCAGGGCAACCTGAGATTGCAAAAGAATCACTAGAAGATGCTTTACTAGATAAAGATCCAGGAGAAAGTTCCAGAAGTCTTTTTTGGTTAGGCACAATTCATCATAAATCTAAAAATAATTTAAAAGAAAATCCATATTGGCAAAGATTATTAAAAGAAAATCCAATTTCTCTAGCAGCCATAGTTGCTTCCCAGCAATTAGGAATTGATCCATTAGATAACTTGGTTCCAGATAAAGATATTGAATTGCAGTCCAGAGATTCTAATGTTTGGAACGAAAATAATTTAGAAGCATTTGTTTTTGATTTACTACGGGCAAAAAAACAAGTATCTGCTGCAAAAGAATGGGCAAATTTTGTAGGGAGAACATCTACAATCACAAATCCAAAATTAATTCTTTACTGGATTTTAGCGCAAAATAGTATGAAAAATTATAGATACTCAATTTTTATGTTGGGTAGATATAGTAAATATTATAAAAATTTTCCTGTTAGTAAAACACTTTTATCGTTTCATTTTCCTAAGCCTTATTTAAGAGAAATTGCAAATCACTCAAAAGAGATTGATCCAATTTTTGTATTATCACTTGTTCGTCAAGAGAGTGCTTTTGATACTCATGCCCAATCAACTGCCAACGCTAGAGGTTTGATGCAGGTTTTACCAACAACTGCAAAAACAATAAAAAGAAAAACATCTCCACGCCATTTGTTTGATGCTGATAAAAATTTAGAGATTGGTACTAAATATCTTAATATCTTGTTAAGAAAGTACAATGGAAAAACTGAGTATGCACTTGCAGCCTATAACGCGGGAGCTTCAAATGTAGATAAATGGCGAGAAAGAGTGAGTAGCGATAATATTATGCTTTTTTGTGATTATATGCCTTTTAAAGAAACGCGAAGCTATGTGTCCTTAATTTTAAGAAACTACTATTGGTATACAAGAATTATTTCTGAAAAAGACGATGTATTATCAAAAAAAGTGATTGCTCAAAGCTTAAATGCAAAATGGAAATCAGAGAGAGTTAAAGCTCTCGTTAATCATGCATCAAATGCAGATATAAAATTACGACAAAAAGAATTATTAGATAAAATTTTTATTTTTGGGAAATCAGTATCAAATATTAGTACAAATCAATATGATAATAAAAACTCGAGCAATCTAAAAAATACTCCAAACAAAAATTTTAACTATAAAGATAAGAAAATTAAAGCAATTTCTTTAGAAAAAGAGATTAAGTAA
- a CDS encoding HAD-IG family 5'-nucleotidase, with the protein MISAQKNIIPISEKIFCNRSLNMSSIKAIGFDMDYTLALYKPETFEKLAYDETLKKLVEIKYPEEILKWRFDPHYMIRGLVIDKIRGNVLKMDRHRYVKLAYHGFRELNREERRKLYDVENVINYDEPNFALIDTLFSLAEAFLFLQLVDFKNKKNNLNDKSYCEIYQDIRKCIDLCHRDGSIKNKVSENPSKYISKDKNLVPVLKQLKSSGRKLFIATNSLWDYTNIVMSYLYSTDNKKFEWLSLFDLVITGSQKPSFFTVKNQIYEVDLESSYLKNIDILNFEKNITKPIPKVFQGGHFKLLYNILGIKTGSEILYIGDHIYGDILRSKKEIGWRTMLVIEELEKEINTTQNLKKQYKICDILNKKRNLLEKKLEILHIQEKNKNLQKQKTKTEQLEKIITKTNQNLLIIKEKEKKEIKKYHLELHPIWGELMKTGRQNSRFATQVETYACLYTSKLTNLIHYRPNKNFRAVRDFMPHDLED; encoded by the coding sequence ATGATATCTGCACAAAAAAATATTATACCCATTAGTGAAAAAATATTTTGTAATCGATCTCTCAATATGAGTTCAATTAAAGCAATTGGCTTTGATATGGATTATACTCTTGCTCTTTACAAGCCAGAAACTTTTGAAAAACTTGCCTACGACGAAACATTAAAAAAACTTGTTGAGATCAAATATCCAGAAGAAATTTTAAAATGGCGATTTGATCCACATTATATGATAAGAGGACTTGTTATTGATAAAATTCGTGGCAACGTTCTAAAAATGGATCGACATAGATATGTAAAACTTGCGTATCATGGCTTTAGAGAATTAAATAGAGAAGAAAGAAGAAAATTATATGATGTTGAAAATGTAATTAATTATGATGAACCTAATTTTGCCCTGATAGATACTTTATTTTCTCTCGCCGAAGCGTTTTTATTTTTACAACTTGTAGACTTTAAAAATAAAAAAAATAACCTAAATGATAAAAGCTATTGCGAGATTTATCAAGACATTAGAAAATGCATCGATCTATGTCATAGAGATGGAAGTATAAAAAATAAAGTTAGCGAAAATCCAAGTAAATATATTTCTAAAGACAAAAATTTAGTTCCTGTATTAAAACAATTAAAATCTTCTGGTAGAAAATTATTTATAGCAACAAATAGTCTTTGGGATTATACAAATATTGTAATGAGTTACTTATACTCTACCGATAATAAAAAATTTGAATGGCTTAGTTTATTTGATTTAGTGATAACAGGTTCACAAAAACCTTCTTTTTTTACTGTAAAAAATCAAATTTATGAAGTTGATCTTGAATCAAGTTATTTAAAAAATATTGATATTCTTAATTTCGAAAAAAATATTACAAAACCGATACCAAAAGTATTTCAAGGTGGCCATTTTAAACTTTTATATAACATACTAGGTATTAAAACTGGGTCAGAAATATTATATATTGGAGATCATATTTATGGTGACATTTTAAGAAGCAAGAAAGAAATTGGATGGCGAACTATGCTTGTTATTGAAGAGCTAGAAAAAGAAATCAATACAACGCAAAATCTAAAAAAACAATATAAAATATGCGACATATTAAACAAAAAAAGAAATTTATTAGAAAAAAAACTAGAAATTTTACACATTCAAGAAAAAAATAAAAATTTACAAAAACAAAAAACCAAGACAGAGCAACTTGAAAAAATAATAACAAAAACTAACCAAAATTTATTAATAATTAAAGAAAAAGAAAAAAAAGAAATTAAAAAATATCATTTAGAATTACACCCAATATGGGGCGAACTTATGAAAACAGGACGACAAAACTCTCGTTTTGCGACACAAGTAGAAACATATGCCTGTCTTTATACAAGTAAATTAACAAATCTTATTCATTACAGACCTAACAAAAATTTTAGAGCTGTTCGTGACTTTATGCCTCACGATCTCGAAGATTAA
- a CDS encoding saccharopine dehydrogenase family protein, translated as MAIQYLLRGTKMSAKKNVAVFGAGKIGKLVVSMLSECEEYQITVFDSNIDTAKSATILKYPHKNVSYDTANFMSSKEIEKALKEKDYVLSCAPFFCNKDIAEAARKLKVNYLDLTEDVKTTSIIKELSKNAPCTFIPQCGLAPGFITIAAKHLTEQFDSVHTVKMRVGALPIYPHNSLKYNLTWSTDGLINEYCNPCEVINNGKLELTPALEGKELFNLDGEEYEAFNTSGGLGTLAETLAGKVKFMDYKSIRYPGHRKIIHTLLHDLKFIDDRENFKKILERSLPHTTQDVVIIFVTVTGEKNNKLSQLSYAKKIYNAEIRGEHWGAIQITTASGICAVVDLHAHGQLPSAGFVRQEDISYDKFIGNRFGKYYA; from the coding sequence ATGGCAATTCAATATTTATTAAGAGGTACAAAGATGTCGGCAAAAAAAAATGTAGCCGTTTTTGGCGCAGGAAAAATTGGAAAACTTGTTGTAAGCATGCTTTCAGAATGCGAAGAATACCAAATTACAGTTTTTGATTCTAATATAGATACCGCTAAATCTGCTACCATATTAAAATATCCTCATAAAAATGTTAGTTATGATACCGCTAATTTTATGTCTTCTAAAGAAATAGAAAAAGCATTAAAAGAAAAAGACTACGTATTGAGCTGCGCTCCGTTTTTTTGCAATAAAGATATAGCAGAAGCAGCAAGAAAATTAAAAGTAAATTACTTAGATTTAACAGAAGATGTTAAAACAACTTCTATCATCAAAGAACTATCCAAAAACGCTCCTTGCACATTTATTCCACAGTGTGGCTTAGCTCCTGGTTTTATTACAATTGCAGCAAAACATCTTACTGAACAATTTGATTCTGTCCATACTGTAAAAATGCGAGTAGGAGCTCTTCCAATTTATCCTCATAATAGTTTAAAATACAATTTAACCTGGAGTACTGATGGTCTAATTAACGAATATTGTAACCCTTGTGAAGTTATTAATAATGGTAAACTAGAACTGACTCCCGCTTTAGAAGGTAAAGAACTTTTTAATTTAGATGGGGAAGAATATGAAGCCTTCAATACATCTGGAGGACTTGGGACTCTTGCCGAAACTCTCGCTGGTAAAGTCAAATTTATGGACTATAAATCTATACGTTATCCAGGACATAGAAAAATAATTCACACTTTACTGCACGATTTAAAGTTTATTGATGATAGAGAAAACTTTAAAAAAATTCTTGAAAGATCTCTGCCGCATACTACACAAGATGTTGTCATTATTTTTGTTACAGTCACAGGTGAAAAAAATAATAAACTGAGTCAACTCAGCTACGCTAAAAAAATATATAATGCCGAAATAAGGGGAGAACACTGGGGAGCTATCCAAATTACCACAGCCTCTGGTATTTGCGCAGTTGTTGATCTTCATGCTCATGGGCAGTTACCGAGTGCTGGATTTGTTCGCCAAGAAGATATTTCTTATGATAAATTTATTGGAAATCGATTCGGAAAATATTATGCATGA
- a CDS encoding flagellar hook-basal body protein, with product MLKNVYAPLSGGVLQERVMEIISNNLANTNTTAFKEDEIAFQEQEANPWPSYATPHPPAPFKINMQELWPLKGNEMSYVTLSEIKTAHTQGPMIKTGNSLDVAIQGDGFFEVMTPFGERFTRDGAFSISNDGVLITKTGAVVQGENGAISGLEAKNFSILATGEIYIGKKFIDKLKVVAFQDTTLLERLGENLWIHNGAPENLKKPEGEVTEGYLEGSNVNPMRNLTNMIIAHRNYEALQKTVKSHDDTMQNANKISEVQ from the coding sequence ATGCTCAAAAATGTTTATGCACCTTTGTCTGGTGGAGTTTTGCAAGAAAGAGTTATGGAAATAATTTCTAATAATTTAGCAAATACAAATACAACAGCATTTAAAGAAGATGAAATTGCATTTCAAGAACAAGAAGCAAATCCTTGGCCGAGTTATGCGACACCGCATCCACCTGCGCCATTTAAAATTAACATGCAAGAATTATGGCCTTTAAAGGGCAATGAAATGTCTTATGTTACTTTGAGCGAAATCAAAACAGCACATACTCAAGGGCCAATGATCAAAACAGGCAACTCATTGGACGTGGCAATACAAGGTGACGGTTTTTTTGAAGTGATGACACCTTTTGGCGAGCGTTTTACCAGAGATGGTGCCTTTAGCATTAGTAATGATGGAGTTTTAATTACCAAAACAGGAGCTGTTGTACAAGGAGAAAATGGGGCAATCAGTGGTCTCGAAGCAAAGAACTTCAGTATTTTAGCGACTGGAGAAATTTACATTGGAAAAAAATTTATTGATAAATTGAAAGTTGTCGCTTTTCAAGACACTACTTTGCTCGAGCGATTGGGAGAAAATTTATGGATTCATAATGGTGCGCCTGAAAATTTAAAAAAACCTGAAGGTGAGGTAACTGAAGGATATTTAGAGGGAAGTAATGTCAATCCCATGAGAAATTTAACCAATATGATTATTGCGCATCGAAACTATGAAGCTTTGCAGAAAACTGTAAAGTCACATGATGATACTATGCAAAATGCTAATAAAATTTCAGAAGTTCAGTAA
- a CDS encoding TolC family protein, producing MKNLNSIHLFKTALSLASFLFSLNSNPQQNLSNPQTLKTDGNKEFNAIIQGNPLTLEAAMNLAEDYSFTAKIAEQDFLIVESQENSAFRSLFPTISSNASYTINSDSVNKLIGTTVGTQAGLPDKTSMLGSISLSQPIIGLYSSLQALQQASALSRASLQNKAQSKIEARFSGAQAFINAQKANQLLKTAKSSVEVAEKQLSDGNAQYQAGKLTHADLLKFKLEVENSKTSYIQAQTTYKITLMTLAEAIGIRNYNSIVLNNSEQSVWETKLPAIPSLESILEQALAQRHDVLAAKENVLAANYGKQQKYSTYLPSLNFVATYSRNFSSKDISVNSVIYSAKDIQDTFSYGVQFSWVIWDWGIRQSQINSTVAAEQKAKYVLENLNLNVRIDITNNYLQLQNAIQVLDSAKLSVQYAQDVYLQMKARFDNGQVTATDLISSANAQTTARANLANSKGALDLAWISFQKSLGKRLTTLN from the coding sequence ATGAAAAATTTGAATTCAATACATTTATTTAAAACCGCTCTTAGCTTGGCATCATTTTTGTTTTCATTAAATTCGAATCCACAACAAAATTTATCAAATCCTCAAACTTTGAAAACAGATGGCAATAAAGAATTTAATGCAATTATTCAAGGAAATCCTTTAACACTTGAAGCAGCGATGAATTTAGCTGAAGACTATTCTTTTACTGCAAAAATTGCAGAACAAGATTTTTTAATTGTTGAGTCTCAAGAAAATTCGGCCTTTCGGAGTTTGTTTCCTACTATATCTTCTAATGCTTCGTATACTATAAATAGTGATTCTGTTAACAAACTCATTGGGACAACGGTAGGAACGCAAGCTGGTTTGCCCGATAAAACCTCAATGCTTGGTTCAATTTCTCTTTCTCAGCCTATTATCGGGCTCTATTCTTCACTACAAGCATTACAACAAGCATCTGCTCTCTCAAGGGCATCATTACAAAATAAAGCACAAAGTAAAATTGAGGCTAGGTTTAGTGGTGCCCAAGCATTTATTAATGCTCAAAAAGCAAACCAACTTTTAAAAACCGCAAAGTCATCTGTGGAAGTGGCTGAAAAGCAATTGAGTGATGGCAACGCCCAATATCAAGCCGGAAAATTAACACATGCTGATTTATTAAAGTTTAAGCTAGAGGTAGAAAACTCTAAAACGAGTTATATTCAAGCTCAAACAACATATAAAATTACTCTTATGACCTTAGCAGAAGCCATTGGTATAAGAAATTATAATTCAATTGTTTTAAATAATAGTGAACAATCTGTTTGGGAAACAAAATTACCCGCAATTCCGAGTCTTGAAAGTATACTAGAACAAGCTTTAGCCCAGCGCCATGATGTTCTTGCTGCAAAAGAAAATGTTCTTGCTGCAAATTATGGAAAACAACAAAAGTATAGTACTTATTTGCCTTCATTAAATTTTGTTGCAACGTACTCTAGAAATTTTAGTTCTAAAGATATTAGTGTTAATAGTGTAATTTATTCTGCAAAAGATATTCAAGATACTTTTTCTTATGGAGTTCAATTTTCTTGGGTTATTTGGGATTGGGGAATTCGTCAATCTCAAATTAATAGTACGGTAGCAGCAGAGCAAAAAGCCAAATACGTCTTAGAAAATTTAAATTTAAATGTCAGAATTGATATCACAAATAATTATTTACAATTGCAAAATGCTATTCAAGTATTAGATTCTGCAAAATTATCTGTGCAATATGCACAAGATGTTTATTTGCAAATGAAAGCTCGTTTTGACAATGGCCAAGTTACTGCAACAGACCTTATTTCTTCGGCTAACGCACAAACAACAGCAAGAGCTAATTTGGCCAATTCAAAAGGGGCTCTTGATTTGGCATGGATTTCTTTTCAAAAAAGTTTAGGAAAAAGACTTACTACATTAAATTAA